AAGCTCGCCTGCAACAGATAGCCGCCGGTCGGCGCTTCCCAGTCGAGCATTTCGCCGGCCGCGAACACGCCGGGTAGGCTCCGGATCATCAGATGCTCGTCCAGCTCGGCGAAGGGAATGCCGCCCGCGCTCGATATGGCGCGCTCGATACCCTCGGCTGCATTGAGGCGGATCGGTACGGCCTTGATCCGTCGGGCGAGCGCTTCGGTCTCGCGCGGCGGCGGACCCGCTTCGCGCAACAGGTTGGCCGCGACGGGCGCGAGATGCAGCGCCTTGCGCAGTCGGTTGGCGAGCGACTGCGACGGATTTTGCCGCGCGAGGCGAGTCGCGATCTCCGCTTCCGTCATGGCCGGCCGCAGGTCGATCTCGACCAGCGCCGATCCGTCCTTTGCAATCGCATCCCGAAGCGGTCCCGACAAGGCGTAGATCGCGCCGCCTTCTAAGCCGTAGCGCGTTACGACCGCCTCACCTCGCACGCTGCGCCCTTCGAAATTGAGCGCGATGGCCTTCAACGGTCCGCCCGCGAAGCGATCCCGGAACGTCTGAGACCAGTCCGCGCGAAAACCGACATTGGCGGGTTCGAAGGGCTGGATCGCAACGCCCCGGCCGCCGAGCCAGGCCGTCCAGGCGCCGTTCGAGCCGAGGCGCGGCCAGCTCGCGCCGCCCAGCGCCAGCATCACGGCATCCGGCCGTATCGTTTCCTCGCCCTCCGGACTCACAAACCGCAGGGCGCCGATCTCCGTCCAGCCTTGCCAGTCGCGGCGCATGGCGAAGGTGACGTTAAGGTCGGTGAGACGGGCCAGCAGGGCGCGCAGCAGCGGCGAGGCCTTCAGGGCCTTCGGGAAGATCCTGCCACTGGATCCGACGAATGTTGGCTGACCAAGATTCTCCGCCCAGGCCACCAGCATCGCCGGCGAAAAGGCCTCGATGAAGGGTCGCAGCGCGCTTTCCGCAGCGCCGTAGCGGCCGAGGAAGGCCTTGAGCGGTTCGGAATGGGTCAGGTTCAGCCCGCCGCGACCGGCCATGAGCCATTTGCGGCCAGGGCTCGGCATGCGGTCATAGACGGTGACGGCGCAGCCCGACGCGGCGAGACGTTCGGCGGCGATAAGCCCGGCGGGACCGGCGCCGATGATCGCTACGGCCGGTGAGGAGGAAAAGGGGTTTGACATGCCCGCCTTCTCTGCCGAAACAGCGCCGCCCGCAAGAGCCAGTTGCCAACGAGTTCTGCGATCGCTCCGCTTGCTGCCATGGATCTGTAAGGGCGCCAGATCCGAAAGCCAATGCCCAGCAGAATGGCGCGACGCCGGAGCCGGCGCGAAGGGGCGAGGCTTCCGGCGTCGCTGGCGGCTTCTCCCGAAGCCGGACGCAAAAAACAGGCGCCGGTCCGACCGCTCCGTTCCGCCGTCCGGGGGAACGGCGAAACACGCGCAATCCTATAGAGGCGCGATCTTCGGCTGGAATAGCGAGACGTCTCAGCGATAGACCGGCTGTCCCGAATTGGGGAGGCCGACCTCGTTGTCGCCGGTTGCGCGGATTATTGCTTGCCAATCAGCTTGTCGGCAAAGAGCGCGGCGCTCTTGGCATAGACTTCGGCCTTGTTCCACTGGCGCAGCACGTCGAAATTGGCGGAGCCTTCCTCCCAGCTGCCGCCCCTTTGCCAGCCATAGCCCTTCAGGTAATTGGCGGTGGAGGCCAGCACGTCGACAGGGCTGTGGCGGAGGTCGGCATGACCATCGCCATCGAAATCGACGGCGAAGCGTACATAGGAGGACGGCATGAACTGGGTCTGGCCGAGTTCGCCGGCCCAGGCCCCCTTCATCTCCGCCGGGGAAAGGTCCCCGCGCTCGGCGATCTTCAGCGCGTCCAGCAATTGGTCCTGGAAGAAATCGGTGCGGCGGCAGTCGAAGGCGAGCGTAGCCACCGAGCGAAAGGTCTGCATGTTGCCGCTGCCGGCGCCGAAATCGGTCTCCATGCCCCAGATCGCGATCAGGATCGGCCCTGGCACGCCATAGGTCTTCTCGATCCGGGCGAGGGCGTTGGAATATTGGTTCAGTAACTGCTTACCGCGAGCAACGCGGCCCGGCGAGACGACGCGCTTCGAATAGACCTCGAAGGGTTGCTTGAAGTGCTTCTGGTTGCGGTCGAGCTTGATGACCCGAGGATCATAGGTGATACCCTGCAAGGCGGAGTCCACTGTCCGCCGCGATATGCCGCTGGACACGGCATAGGCCTTGAAGCTCTCCAGCCATTGCGGGAATTGGGATGGATCCTGGCCGCATGTTACGGCTTCGGCCCTTGCTAGCCCGGCCAGAAGGATCAGCGACACGGCCAGAATACGGAATTTCGAAGAAGTCATGGTCAGCCTGCGTTTTCCTCGCGGTCTATTCTTGCGCCCGTCCCCACGCGCGTGGGGACACTAATTCGGCTCTGACAGTTTTGCAGTGGAAATAGCAACCGGAGACCACTTTTGCAGTGGGGCGTGGCAAAGCTGCTATGAGGCGGCGCCGAAGCCTGCCCGCTTCAGGCGAACGATGGCAAGGTCCAGAGCGGAGAGAAACGCGGATCGGTCCTTCGGCGCGAAGGGACGGGGGCCGCCCGTGATCGTGCCGGCGGAGCGCAGTTCCTCCATCAGATTGCGCGTTGCCAGCGTCATGCCGATCGACGCCTCCGTGAAGGCTTTGCCCGTTGGGGAAATCACGTCGGCGCCGGCCTTGACGCAGCGATCGGCAAGCGGGATGTCGGCGGTGACGACGACATCGCCGCGCACGGCGCGCTCGGCGATCCAGTCATCGGCCACATCGAGGCCGCCGGGCACGACGATGCGCTGGATCCAGCTCTCGCGCGGGACGGCGATCGGGCTGTTCGCCACGACGAAGACGTCGAGGCGGTGGCGCTCGGCCACCTTGTAGATTTCCGCCTTCACCGGACAGGCGTCGGCATCGACATAGACGAGGATCGGTCGGGTCATTTCCAGCTTCCGAAACAAGAAGGGCCACCCGAGGGCGGCCCTTCCATTGTCATACCGCGTTCCGGCGGAGCCGGAAAAGACCGATCACGCGGCGGAAACTCCAACCAAGTCAGAGATCCGGACCATCACGAGCGACGCACGCGGCGAACGACAATGAGACACAGGATCACCTCCTTTCGATTGTTGATACTGGAGGCAGGATAGCCATCGAATACCGAGTCGGTAAAGCCCTCTTTTGCTGCCGCCGCGATCGTCCGGCAGTAGGGCGGGGGTCAGAACCTCACATTCAGAGTTCCCTTGACCGCGTTGTCCTGGAGGCCGTCGCCGAACTGTCCATTATAGGAGAGACCGGCGGACAGGGTTTCGTTGAAGCCGTAGTCGATACCGGCACCGATCACGGCGGTATCCTGCGCAATCGGCACGCCGCTGACGGCGAAGGGCAGACTTCCGCTGGCAAAGGCGAGACTGGCGGTGGGGTTCACGTCGCCGAAGGCGTGCTGCCAGGCGAGGCTCACGCGCGGGGTCAGGATTGCCGCATTGGCCAGCTTGATCGTGGTGGCGGCCCGCGCACCGAGCGTCACATAGAACAGGTCTTCGCCATCGGTCGAGCCGATGAGCGCCGAGGTCGAGCCAGTCTCGGTAATGTCGCCCGACGAAAGATTGACATAGGCCGGGCTGACGAAGGGCTCGAGCCACGTCTTGCCATAGGCTGACTCGCTGCCGTTCGGCGTCAGGTCGAAGCGCCAGTTCGCCTCGCCGAAGATCTGCGTCGTGCCGACATCGAAGCTCGAGCTATTGGCGCCGAGATAGCCGGGGAACGCGACGGTGCGTCCCATGGAAACGTCGTTCCAGCTGTAGGTCGCGGCACCGAGCAGGCCGAGACCACCGATCCGCGCGCCGCCATAGGCGCCCAGATCATAGGTGTCGATATCTCCGGAGGAAGCCCGGTCGTCGATCGAGAATGTCGAGCGGCCATAGCCGCCGACAACGCCGAGGCGCACGCCATCGGCGACGGCCCCATCGACGCCGGCGAAGAAGCCGCCGATGTCGCGCGAGACCGAGGCGGCGTTGCCGTCTCCGTCGACGTCGCCCCAGGCCCCATAGCCCTGGCCCCAGACGGTGAGGCCGGTCGCGGCCCCGAGCTTGGCCGCAGTCGGCCCATCGCCCGCCGCACTGGCACTACCGGCGAGGCCCTGCCACACGCGCGCGCCGACCGCTTGGCGCAGGAAGATCGAATCCTGCGCGATAATCGAAGCGGCGCTGGCATAGGCTTCGCCGGAGAGTGCATCGAATGCGCCGAGCGCCTGCATGGCGGTCAACTGCAGCACGGCGTCGTAGACCGGATTGCCGAAGCCAAGCGATTCGGCGGAACCAGCGACGCCCTGTTGGTTTGGCGTCTTCGCCAGCGAGGCGAAGGCCACGACGTTGCGCACCAGCTTCAGATAGACATTGTTGGCATCGTAAGTCAGCGTAGGG
This window of the Kaistia algarum genome carries:
- a CDS encoding lytic murein transglycosylase — translated: MTSSKFRILAVSLILLAGLARAEAVTCGQDPSQFPQWLESFKAYAVSSGISRRTVDSALQGITYDPRVIKLDRNQKHFKQPFEVYSKRVVSPGRVARGKQLLNQYSNALARIEKTYGVPGPILIAIWGMETDFGAGSGNMQTFRSVATLAFDCRRTDFFQDQLLDALKIAERGDLSPAEMKGAWAGELGQTQFMPSSYVRFAVDFDGDGHADLRHSPVDVLASTANYLKGYGWQRGGSWEEGSANFDVLRQWNKAEVYAKSAALFADKLIGKQ
- a CDS encoding BaiN/RdsA family NAD(P)/FAD-dependent oxidoreductase; the encoded protein is MSNPFSSSPAVAIIGAGPAGLIAAERLAASGCAVTVYDRMPSPGRKWLMAGRGGLNLTHSEPLKAFLGRYGAAESALRPFIEAFSPAMLVAWAENLGQPTFVGSSGRIFPKALKASPLLRALLARLTDLNVTFAMRRDWQGWTEIGALRFVSPEGEETIRPDAVMLALGGASWPRLGSNGAWTAWLGGRGVAIQPFEPANVGFRADWSQTFRDRFAGGPLKAIALNFEGRSVRGEAVVTRYGLEGGAIYALSGPLRDAIAKDGSALVEIDLRPAMTEAEIATRLARQNPSQSLANRLRKALHLAPVAANLLREAGPPPRETEALARRIKAVPIRLNAAEGIERAISSAGGIPFAELDEHLMIRSLPGVFAAGEMLDWEAPTGGYLLQASFSTGIAAAEGMLAYLGLPSQVRIPDGPEPAPEPNSPEQGA
- a CDS encoding YaiI/YqxD family protein translates to MTRPILVYVDADACPVKAEIYKVAERHRLDVFVVANSPIAVPRESWIQRIVVPGGLDVADDWIAERAVRGDVVVTADIPLADRCVKAGADVISPTGKAFTEASIGMTLATRNLMEELRSAGTITGGPRPFAPKDRSAFLSALDLAIVRLKRAGFGAAS